A portion of the Rhodopseudomonas sp. BAL398 genome contains these proteins:
- a CDS encoding formate hydrogenlyase complex iron-sulfur subunit produces the protein MFKLLREVLRTGEATVKYPFAPIEVEKDFRGRPEHTAEQCIACAACTIACPANALSMETDVAAGTRTWSINYGRCIFCGRCEEVCPTQAIKLTQDFELAVANKADLTVKAVFTLAHCVCCDEPFAPAKEIAYAIALIEANDVIDRTADPAARGPSPAEAERRRRMLSTCPSCKRVNDLVQIAKITAKQEKRR, from the coding sequence ATGTTCAAGCTTTTACGGGAAGTACTGCGCACGGGTGAAGCAACGGTCAAGTATCCGTTTGCGCCGATCGAGGTCGAGAAGGATTTCCGCGGTCGGCCGGAGCATACCGCGGAACAATGCATCGCCTGCGCGGCCTGCACCATTGCGTGCCCCGCCAATGCGCTGTCGATGGAAACCGACGTCGCGGCGGGGACCCGCACCTGGTCGATCAATTACGGCCGCTGCATCTTTTGCGGGCGATGCGAGGAGGTCTGCCCGACCCAGGCGATCAAGCTGACGCAGGACTTCGAACTTGCGGTGGCAAACAAGGCGGACCTCACCGTCAAGGCGGTGTTCACCTTGGCGCATTGCGTCTGCTGCGACGAGCCGTTCGCCCCGGCCAAGGAAATCGCCTACGCGATCGCGCTGATCGAAGCCAATGACGTGATCGACCGGACCGCAGACCCGGCGGCGAGGGGGCCATCACCCGCGGAGGCCGAGCGCCGGCGCCGGATGCTGTCGACCTGTCCGAGCTGCAAACGCGTGAACGACCTGGTGCAGATCGCCAAAATCACCGCCAAGCAGGAGAAACGTCGATGA
- a CDS encoding respiratory chain complex I subunit 1 family protein, which yields MPTLTQFLLALVQALLLLAAAPLFTGLTRMLRCKMHTRQGPGVLQDYRDILKLLRRQNLQPPAAGFAFRIMPAVMIATLLTIAMALPVLTRTTPIPGFGDIITVIYLFALVRFFFSLAGLDSGSSFAGIGGSRELTLGVLVEPTLVLSLLVTALLVGTSDIGAMGTAISVGHIGEIGAVVISGVACAFACYFELGKLPYDMAEAEQELQEGPLTEYSGPSLALLKIALGMKQLLILAFVFAIFIPFGSAADTSPLGLALGAAAFVVKVGVICMLLGVIENSVARARFRLTPRHSWFGLGIASLGFVFYLVGM from the coding sequence GTGCCAACCCTCACTCAATTCCTACTGGCGCTGGTGCAGGCCCTGTTGCTGCTCGCAGCCGCCCCGTTGTTCACCGGCCTGACGCGCATGTTGCGCTGTAAGATGCACACCCGCCAAGGACCTGGCGTGCTGCAAGACTACCGCGACATCCTCAAGCTGCTGCGGCGGCAGAATCTGCAGCCGCCCGCCGCGGGCTTCGCGTTCCGCATCATGCCCGCGGTGATGATCGCCACGCTGCTCACCATCGCCATGGCTCTGCCGGTGCTGACCCGCACCACGCCGATCCCGGGCTTCGGCGACATCATCACGGTGATCTATCTGTTCGCCCTGGTGAGGTTCTTCTTCTCACTCGCCGGCCTCGACTCCGGTTCGTCTTTCGCCGGCATCGGCGGCAGCCGCGAACTGACCCTCGGCGTGCTGGTCGAGCCGACCCTGGTGCTGTCGCTGCTGGTGACGGCGCTGCTGGTAGGAACCAGCGACATTGGCGCCATGGGCACAGCGATTTCGGTCGGTCATATCGGCGAGATCGGGGCGGTGGTGATTTCCGGCGTGGCCTGCGCATTCGCCTGCTACTTCGAACTCGGCAAGCTGCCCTACGACATGGCTGAAGCCGAGCAGGAGCTGCAGGAAGGCCCGCTGACGGAATATTCCGGCCCGTCGCTGGCGTTGCTCAAGATCGCCCTGGGGATGAAGCAGCTGCTGATCCTCGCCTTCGTCTTCGCAATCTTCATTCCCTTCGGCAGCGCCGCCGACACCAGCCCGCTTGGGCTCGCGCTCGGCGCCGCCGCCTTCGTCGTCAAAGTCGGCGTGATCTGCATGCTGCTTGGCGTCATCGAGAACAGCGTCGCACGGGCTCGTTTCCGCCTGACGCCGCGGCACAGCTGGTTCGGCCTCGGCATCGCGTCGCTCGGTTTCGTCTTCTACCTCGTTGGCATGTGA
- a CDS encoding hydrogenase 4 subunit F yields the protein MASSILLPLLLFGPLAAALLIFAVPVTARTVWRVELLHIISILYVLVIGLAAIAHMLTAGTLAAFGDWLMIDPLAAVFVGVIGVVGCLTGFYSIGYIRHDLAHDELSPAKVKIYYGFFNLFLFTMLLVVTSNNIVMMWVGIEATTLGSAFLVGIYGKSTSLEAAWKYLIICSVGVAFGLYGTVLTFANAAAGAMDPHQAVLWTSVVAHASALDPTLVRIAFVFALIGFGTKAGIFPMHAWLPDAHSEAPSPVSALLSGVLLKCGLFVIIRYYMITAAAVGVAFPQMLFLLLGILSVGVAAFLFFMQKDLKRKLAYSSVENVGLILLGLGFGGPLGIGAALLHTINHSLAKALMFCGSGNVLMKYGTRDLNGIKGLLGAAPLTGVMILVGALAMAGFPPFNVFVSEFMTVNAGLGSGHYWIVAACGLLLTVVAAGFVQIVAGSVLGKKPEALATGDVGWRALLPMVALVVLIMIMGISVPRPIGDLLTSATKMVDQAGVATAQVGRPTISVATQK from the coding sequence ATGGCCTCGTCGATTCTGCTTCCCCTGCTGCTATTCGGACCTTTGGCTGCCGCGCTCCTGATTTTCGCGGTGCCGGTCACGGCCCGGACCGTCTGGCGTGTTGAACTGCTCCACATCATCTCGATCCTCTATGTGCTGGTGATTGGCCTTGCGGCCATCGCCCATATGCTGACCGCCGGCACGCTGGCGGCGTTCGGCGATTGGCTGATGATCGACCCGCTGGCGGCGGTGTTCGTCGGCGTGATCGGGGTGGTCGGCTGCCTGACCGGGTTCTACTCGATCGGCTATATCCGCCACGATCTGGCGCATGACGAGCTGTCGCCAGCGAAAGTGAAAATCTACTACGGGTTCTTCAATCTCTTCCTGTTCACGATGCTGCTGGTGGTGACCTCCAACAATATCGTGATGATGTGGGTGGGCATCGAGGCGACCACGCTCGGTTCGGCCTTCCTGGTCGGCATCTACGGCAAGTCGACCTCGCTTGAGGCGGCCTGGAAATATCTGATCATCTGCTCGGTCGGCGTGGCGTTCGGCCTGTACGGAACGGTGCTCACCTTCGCCAATGCCGCAGCCGGTGCGATGGACCCGCATCAAGCGGTGCTGTGGACCAGTGTCGTCGCCCATGCGTCGGCACTCGATCCGACGCTGGTCAGGATCGCTTTCGTGTTCGCGCTGATCGGCTTCGGCACCAAGGCCGGCATCTTCCCGATGCACGCCTGGTTGCCCGACGCCCACTCCGAGGCCCCGAGCCCGGTGTCGGCGCTGTTGTCCGGCGTGCTGCTCAAATGCGGCCTGTTCGTGATCATCCGCTACTACATGATCACCGCGGCCGCGGTCGGGGTGGCGTTCCCGCAGATGCTGTTTCTGCTGCTCGGCATCCTGTCGGTCGGCGTGGCGGCCTTCCTGTTCTTCATGCAGAAGGATCTGAAGCGCAAGCTGGCCTATTCGAGCGTGGAGAATGTCGGCTTGATCCTGCTCGGTCTCGGCTTCGGCGGACCGCTCGGCATCGGCGCGGCCTTGCTGCACACCATCAATCATAGCCTTGCCAAGGCGCTGATGTTCTGCGGCTCCGGCAACGTCCTGATGAAGTACGGCACGCGTGACCTCAATGGCATCAAGGGGCTGCTGGGGGCCGCGCCGTTGACTGGGGTGATGATCCTGGTTGGCGCGTTGGCGATGGCCGGCTTCCCGCCGTTCAACGTCTTCGTCAGCGAGTTCATGACCGTCAACGCCGGTCTGGGAAGTGGTCACTACTGGATCGTGGCCGCGTGCGGGCTGTTGCTGACGGTCGTGGCGGCAGGCTTCGTTCAGATCGTCGCCGGTTCGGTGCTCGGGAAAAAACCCGAGGCACTGGCGACGGGCGACGTCGGCTGGCGCGCGCTGCTTCCGATGGTGGCGCTCGTGGTCCTGATCATGATCATGGGGATCTCGGTGCCACGCCCGATCGGCGATCTGCTGACCAGCGCCACCAAGATGGTCGATCAAGCGGGTGTCGCCACCGCGCAAGTCGGTCGTCCGACGATATCCGTCGCAACCCAGAAATAA
- a CDS encoding NADH-quinone oxidoreductase subunit C: MNVHVNARVGVSHIDYLRAKLPHAVLEERWQTPNQVTVTVKLNQLPDAVSALYYGREGWLSVVVGNDERPLNNTFGLYYVLSMEGEDRCHVVVHAQVPSDNEEFPSVTPKVPACVWGEREIRDMYGLRPVGIPDERRLVLPDDWPDNLHPLRKDAMDYRLRPPPTSDKENYPFVNDSKGETTVVPLGPLHITSDEPGHFRLFVDGEDIIDADYRMFYVHRGMEKLAETRMGYNEVTFLADRVCGICGYAHSVAYASSVENALGIIVPPRAQAIRSLLLETERLHSHMLNLGLVCHFVGFDSGFMQFFRVREKAMTLAEMLTGARKTYAINLIGGVRRDILAEQRTRTLQLVGELREEVQRLLEILLGTPNFAPRVAGVGILDRQIARDYSPVGPVVRGSGYKRDTRVDHAFAGYGNVKLPVHTGDGCDVLSRTMVRAAEIFDSLSVIEQILDDTPAGPIINEDFTYKPHQFALGFTEAPRGEDIHWSMTGDNQKLYRWRCRASTYANWPVLRYMLRGNTVSDAPLIVGSIDPCYSCTDRVTVVDVRKETSKTIPYKEMERYCRERKDSPLK, from the coding sequence ATGAACGTTCATGTAAATGCCCGGGTCGGCGTCTCGCACATCGATTATCTGCGCGCGAAACTGCCCCATGCCGTGCTCGAAGAGCGTTGGCAGACACCGAACCAGGTGACCGTCACGGTCAAACTGAATCAGCTGCCGGACGCCGTCTCGGCGCTCTATTACGGGCGCGAGGGCTGGCTGTCGGTGGTGGTCGGCAATGACGAACGGCCGCTCAACAATACGTTCGGCCTGTATTACGTGCTGTCGATGGAGGGCGAGGATCGTTGCCACGTCGTCGTCCACGCCCAGGTGCCGAGCGACAACGAGGAATTCCCCTCGGTGACGCCGAAGGTGCCGGCCTGCGTCTGGGGCGAGCGCGAGATCCGCGACATGTACGGCCTGCGCCCGGTCGGCATTCCGGACGAAAGGCGGCTGGTGCTGCCCGATGACTGGCCGGACAATCTGCATCCGCTGCGCAAGGACGCGATGGACTACCGGCTGCGGCCGCCGCCGACCAGCGACAAGGAGAACTATCCGTTCGTCAACGACTCCAAGGGTGAGACCACCGTGGTCCCGCTCGGCCCGCTCCATATTACCTCGGACGAGCCCGGCCATTTCCGGCTGTTCGTTGACGGCGAAGATATCATCGATGCCGATTACCGGATGTTCTACGTGCATCGCGGCATGGAGAAGCTGGCCGAGACCCGGATGGGCTACAACGAGGTGACGTTCCTCGCCGACCGGGTCTGCGGCATCTGCGGCTATGCGCATTCGGTGGCCTATGCCAGCTCGGTCGAAAACGCACTCGGCATCATCGTGCCGCCGCGCGCCCAAGCGATCCGGTCGCTGCTGCTGGAAACCGAACGGCTGCACAGCCACATGCTGAACCTCGGCCTGGTCTGCCATTTCGTCGGCTTCGATTCGGGCTTCATGCAGTTCTTCCGGGTCCGTGAAAAGGCGATGACGCTGGCGGAGATGCTGACCGGCGCGCGCAAGACCTATGCGATCAACCTGATCGGCGGGGTTCGCCGCGACATTCTCGCCGAGCAGCGTACCCGCACGCTGCAGCTCGTCGGCGAGCTGCGCGAAGAAGTGCAGCGGCTGCTCGAAATCCTGTTGGGCACGCCGAATTTCGCTCCGCGTGTTGCCGGCGTCGGAATTCTCGACCGTCAGATCGCGCGGGACTATTCGCCGGTCGGCCCGGTGGTGCGCGGCAGCGGCTATAAGCGCGACACCCGCGTCGATCATGCGTTCGCCGGCTACGGCAATGTGAAGCTTCCGGTCCATACCGGCGACGGCTGCGATGTGCTGTCGCGGACCATGGTCCGCGCCGCCGAGATCTTCGACAGCCTGTCGGTGATCGAGCAGATCCTCGACGACACGCCCGCCGGGCCGATCATCAATGAGGACTTCACCTACAAGCCCCATCAATTCGCGCTGGGCTTCACCGAGGCGCCGCGCGGCGAAGACATTCACTGGTCGATGACGGGTGATAACCAGAAGCTCTATCGCTGGCGCTGCCGGGCCTCGACCTACGCCAACTGGCCGGTGCTGCGCTACATGCTGCGCGGCAACACGGTGTCCGACGCGCCGCTGATCGTTGGGTCCATCGACCCTTGCTACTCCTGCACCGACCGCGTGACGGTCGTCGACGTTCGCAAGGAGACCAGCAAGACGATCCCCTACAAGGAAATGGAACGCTACTGCCGCGAGCGTAAAGACTCGCCGCTGAAGTAG
- a CDS encoding hydrogenase 4 subunit D: MINLALASILLPAIGAALIALLPRSFAKRTGQVFAGLATAVLLVLAYQFSQGGKVAIEYAMITYGDVEILGFAVDTVSVLVACAVVGIGFLISIYSGGYLDAGNREHPDIVRRRYFAFLSLFIGAMAGLVFSSTVIGQLVFFEISGVCSWALIGYYEKPKSLYSAAKALIITHIASLGLYVAASLLFLETHTFSLSAIAGMSDGLKTVFLLAVLFAAWGKSAQLPFHMWLPDAMEAPTPVSAYLHAASMVKVGVYIFARALMSSHGAPEIVGYVCTIMATVTLVYGFFMYLPQADMKRLLAYSTITQLAYMFLGLGLSVFGSQMAFNGAIAHLFNHAFAKTLFFLVAGALSYTTGTRLLPLLRGILSKSPLLGIAFVVAALAIAGVPPFNGFFSKFEIFAGGFEVAQQHPVLMVLLVIALLESIGSFAWLLKWVGWSVPGRPSEAVAAAAPVPLSMQIVLVTLIIMAVCSSFIAATWLG; encoded by the coding sequence ATGATCAACCTTGCGCTCGCAAGCATCCTCCTCCCAGCCATCGGCGCTGCGCTGATCGCTCTGCTCCCGCGATCATTCGCCAAACGCACCGGCCAGGTCTTTGCCGGCCTGGCGACGGCGGTCCTGCTCGTCCTTGCCTATCAGTTCTCGCAAGGCGGCAAGGTGGCGATCGAATACGCCATGATCACCTATGGCGACGTCGAAATCCTCGGCTTCGCGGTCGACACCGTCTCGGTGCTGGTCGCCTGCGCCGTGGTCGGCATCGGCTTCCTGATCTCGATCTATTCCGGCGGCTATCTCGACGCCGGCAATCGCGAGCATCCCGATATCGTGCGGCGGCGTTACTTCGCCTTCCTCTCGCTGTTCATCGGCGCGATGGCGGGGCTGGTGTTCTCCTCCACGGTGATCGGCCAGCTGGTGTTTTTCGAAATCAGCGGCGTCTGCTCCTGGGCCCTGATCGGCTATTACGAAAAGCCGAAATCGCTGTACTCGGCCGCCAAGGCACTGATCATCACCCATATCGCCTCGCTCGGCCTTTATGTGGCGGCGAGCCTGCTGTTCCTGGAGACCCACACCTTCTCGCTGTCGGCGATCGCCGGCATGTCGGACGGCCTCAAGACCGTATTCCTGCTGGCGGTGCTGTTCGCGGCCTGGGGCAAGTCGGCGCAGCTGCCGTTCCATATGTGGCTGCCCGACGCCATGGAAGCGCCGACCCCGGTCAGCGCCTATCTACACGCCGCCTCGATGGTCAAGGTCGGCGTCTACATCTTTGCCCGCGCGCTGATGTCCTCGCACGGCGCGCCGGAAATCGTCGGCTATGTCTGCACCATCATGGCGACGGTGACGCTGGTCTACGGCTTCTTCATGTATCTGCCGCAGGCCGACATGAAGCGGCTGTTGGCTTACTCCACCATCACCCAGCTCGCTTATATGTTCCTGGGTCTTGGTCTGTCGGTGTTCGGCTCGCAGATGGCCTTCAACGGCGCGATCGCCCATCTGTTCAATCACGCCTTCGCCAAGACACTGTTCTTCCTGGTGGCCGGCGCGCTCAGCTACACCACCGGCACCCGGTTGCTGCCGCTGCTGCGCGGCATCCTGTCGAAATCGCCACTGCTCGGCATCGCCTTTGTGGTGGCGGCGCTGGCGATCGCCGGGGTTCCTCCGTTCAACGGCTTCTTCTCGAAGTTCGAGATCTTCGCCGGCGGGTTCGAGGTCGCCCAACAGCATCCCGTGCTGATGGTGCTGCTGGTGATCGCGCTGCTCGAATCGATCGGCAGCTTTGCCTGGCTGCTGAAATGGGTTGGATGGTCGGTCCCCGGCCGTCCGTCCGAGGCGGTGGCCGCGGCAGCGCCGGTGCCGTTGTCGATGCAGATCGTGTTGGTGACGCTGATCATCATGGCGGTGTGCTCAAGCTTCATCGCCGCAACTTGGCTCGGTTAG
- the hyfE gene encoding hydrogenase 4 membrane subunit — protein MQIVNGLSGLLIVTSLLVVVSHKPATSAKFYALQSLVLVGVFVALAATIDSPQLYAWAAVAFVTKVVAVPLIMIRAFGKLSDERLGSGERISPALTVGLAAGVVLLCTLIISHVALPTAIAIKPALAISLAHFFFGLACIVTQRNILKQVFGYCLMENGSHLTLALLAGSAPELVEVGITTDAVFAVVIMVILATQINRKMSTLDADQLTTLKG, from the coding sequence ATGCAGATCGTAAACGGCCTTTCTGGCCTGTTAATAGTCACTTCGCTGCTGGTGGTGGTGTCGCACAAGCCGGCGACGTCAGCCAAATTCTACGCGCTCCAGTCGCTGGTGCTGGTGGGCGTGTTCGTGGCCTTGGCGGCGACGATCGACTCGCCGCAGCTCTACGCATGGGCGGCGGTGGCCTTCGTCACCAAGGTCGTGGCGGTGCCGCTGATCATGATCCGCGCCTTCGGCAAGCTCTCGGACGAGCGGTTGGGGTCGGGAGAACGGATCTCTCCGGCGCTCACTGTCGGGCTGGCGGCAGGCGTGGTGCTGTTGTGCACGCTCATCATCTCGCATGTCGCGCTACCGACGGCGATCGCGATCAAGCCGGCGCTGGCGATATCGCTCGCACATTTCTTTTTCGGGCTCGCCTGTATCGTGACCCAGCGCAATATCCTCAAGCAGGTGTTTGGCTATTGCTTGATGGAGAACGGCTCGCACTTGACCCTGGCATTGCTGGCGGGAAGTGCCCCCGAACTCGTTGAAGTCGGCATCACCACCGACGCCGTCTTCGCCGTCGTCATCATGGTCATCCTGGCCACTCAGATAAATCGCAAAATGTCGACACTCGACGCCGACCAACTCACCACTCTGAAGGGATGA